Below is a genomic region from Trichomycterus rosablanca isolate fTriRos1 chromosome 15, fTriRos1.hap1, whole genome shotgun sequence.
ttatcctggtccCATTTACACATTCACGATGGGTCACGTTTGTCTTAAATTCTGTCGTGAAATACACTGCACGGTTTCGGCCATTCCTGactcagacataaccaatcatgtctaaaTGTAGACGCCTGATCGGCCAGTAACACCACCAGGGATCCGAACCCTTATAGAACCCAGCAGTAATGGACCAGCATAATTTatcactgcgccacccgagcactcCTGCCCATTTGTTTAATCTATAAATGATCTTTCAAATAGTACCTTTCCTACCAACACTAGATATAGTAATAGACGTGGTTCTAGAAAAGCTAAACAGTGaacaaaaatgttaaaagaTTTTAAACAACCCTAAAACACAAAATCAGAAAACAAATGCTctccactcaggtggcgcagcggtaaaacacacgctattcaccagagctgagatctcgaatacatcgttaCATCGAatacaacaattggcctgttgttcagataaggggcggaattaagccggatggggactctctctcacactagtgcgattacgattAACCTATCAGTGTGTCCACTTTTTTTTCCATGTAGCCTACAACGACACCAGACAGAGCCAGATTAACAATTACAACTGCACTGCAGGCGAGTACTTCATCCAAAACCAGTTCAAGGCTCCTAAACACACAAAGTGGTCCTGTCCTTTCTACCAAAGGACGCTGGGAAACTGCTCTGGAATCGATGACCCAACGTTCGGCTACACGACTGCCCAGCCATGCGTCATCATCAAGATGAACAGGGTAAGACGCCTCGGGTATAAACATTCCAAGAGGGCCTCAAACTATTCAGTGATCATCTATAATCATCTGTTGTTCTTTTCAGATCATTCATTTCATGCCAAACGACGGGACAGGAAGTGCTCCGTATGTGAACTGCACCGTGTCGGTGAGTGTATACCAGAACAAAATTAAATCCAGTGTTCTTATTAGTAAAAGAAAGTCTAAAAATAAGTGTGTttgtacacagaaaggacaggaGAATGTGCGTGGGTACACGTACTATCCTCATAACGCCACTCTGGACCTTTCATACTTTCCATACTATGGAAAATTGGCCCAGGTAAGAGACCTTCTGGAAAGCCTTTGAAATTCTCTAATTACAACATAAATTGCTTATAGTTTGTGGTATTTTCAACCCTACACACACTTTTCGTATCACTTACAATCAAGGCTAAACAGTACACAAACTCCTGCAGTTTAAACTGGATAAAATATTTACCTGTAGCTACTGATCAGATTTAAAGCTACAGGAAGTTTAGATCAGACAAACATCTCTGAGAAGAGAAGAGCTACTGATTTCCTTCAGGCCTCATCAAGGATTAATAAACACGCAGGTCGTTGGAAcggcttatacactgatcagccataacattaaaacacctccttgtttctacactcactgtccattttatcagcttcacttaccatatagaagcactttgtagttctacaattactgactgtagtccatctgtttctctgcgtgctttgtttgccccctttcatgctgttcttcaatggtcagaacccccacagagcaggtattatttaggtggtggatcattctcagcactgcagtgacactgacatggtggtggtgtgttagtgtgtgttgtgctggtatgagtggatcagacacagcagcgctgctggagtatttaaataccgtgtccactcactgtccactctattagacactcctatctagtcggtccaccttgtagatgtaaagtcagagacgatcgctcatctattgctgctgtttgagtcggtcatcttctagaccttcttcagtggtcacaggacgctgcccacggggcgctgtcggctggatatttttttggttggtggactattctcagtccagcagtgacagtgaggtgtttaaaaactccagcagcgctgctgtgtctgatccactcataccagcacaacacacactaacacaccaccaccatgtcagtgtcactgcagggctgagaatgatccaccacctaaataatacctgctctgtgggggtcctatatggtaagtgaaactgataaaatggacagtgagtgtagaaacaaggaggtggttttaatgttatggctgattggtgtataaaaaTGTTATCTTTTCTGAGAAGACCAAGAATATGGATGTTCTTGTAAAACAGGGCACCTCTGTAACCTTCAGCTCTGATCTCATCTCAGTGAATAAACCAGCACTGATCTCAACAACTGTTTTGTTTGCTAATACTTAAAACATGATTAGACCACATTTTATAAGGAAAGAAAATCAAAAAGCTTTTTGTGTTATTTGTAAACAGACATTAATACAAAATTGTGTTTTTGCCTTTACAGCCACATTACACGAATCCCCTGGTGGCTGTAAAATTTGATCTTATCAACGAGAAACATGCAGAGATCCAGTGCAGGGTGATGGCCAACAACATTGGTTATCAGAACTTCTACGATCCCTACGAGGGAAGAGTGACCTTCCTCTTAAATGCTTTAAGCTAGCTCTGTGGTTTTTTATtgatattacatttatattacacacaAACGTAAATCAAAATACAATTTATTACTACCAACCTTCAGCAAATAAAGATGTTCTATTTACTTTCCAAATGCATTTAACTGCTCTATAAtgtataaaaatgatttattagtCTTGGAACCTTTAtgccatatatatacagtatatatataatgttgttTATGCATCGTCACCCTTtaagtgcatccaattgcccgattgcatcatgcttcctctccaccaatgccgatccccgctctgattgaagagaacaaagctaacccacgcccccccctacgacacgtaggcagcagccgtatgcgtctcgtcacctacactttgacgagtgcaatgcggatcagtactgtgtacagagagacacaccccgacagcactcttttctcatctctgtgcaggcgccatcaatcagccagcaaaggtcgtaattgcattagttatgagagagagagaccctatcaggctttaatatcccacctctatctgaacaacaggccaatcgctgttcacgTGGCCGCTGAGCACAGCTGgcaggcaaagctgagattcgatacgatgtatttgagatcccagctctggtgttcagcgtgtgttttaccgctgcgccacctgagctttAATGGACTTCAGAAACACAAATCTGACCAGTCACTGTGTAGCTTTTGTCTTCTGCACATGAGATTTAACACCAATTCTACAATCCCCTTTTATCCAAGCATCTAACAAACgctttcaaaatatttttaattgcattaaaaaaatgataatctagggcagatggaacTTTACTCATTATAGATCCATCTACACCTGTACAGCACAATGGAATTCTTTATACGTATATCATGGCAtttttagaagctggggtcagcatgatcagtcattgtacagcgccccctCACCAGATtaggataagggccttgctcaagggctcaacagtgggcCATCCAGTTGCAAACCCACAGCTCTGAACCCACTGCGAACCCTCGTAGTATCCACTATGCTACTAAAAAAAACTTAGCCCTAAATTTAAGATCTGAATTTGTACTGTGAGTTTTAAAATCAAATGTAGTGCATGAAGAAAACTTAAACAtgcttataaaaaaaaaaaagttaggtgtGTGACTGCTGGTTTCAGGCTGGAGTTCAATGGCATTGTGGCAACTGTTGACACGCAGGTCATTCTGTTGATTTTCTTTTTCCTGCATTTTATGGCATGGCAGTAAAAATACATCATGAAGAAAATCCATTTAAAATATAGACATACAGAggaattattttaaaaacattgtcaTATAAATCGTGTTTAATTTTTAGACCAATATAAAACGTACATTCTGCAGCATGTTGTACTTTACAAAAATAAAGGTACAAAAtgaattttttacattaaacttgGGTTCAGTCTTCAACTACATGCAggttatcatcatcatcatcatcatcatcatcatcatcatctgaaACTGGTGAAAAAGTTCTAAAAAACTACACAGCGACGGAAAATAATCAactatataaaaagaaaatagaaaaagcTATAAAAACTCAAAAGGTAAAGACAAGGCCTAGTCAAGAATTCATAAAGCAGTTTAAGACAGGAGCTTCAACATTGGACAccaatacccccccccccccccccaaaccccAACAAAACCCAGCAAAACCAACCACAACCCACCCCCTTgtccaaaaccatcaccacccTTCCTGTATTTAGAACACCACCAACAAGatcaaataatatataactTTATACACTGATGTGTTTCAATGTGTTAATGTGTAGTAGTATGAAAAGGTTTGGGAACACCAGTCAAGTAACAATACCAGTggattttaatgtaaataaaacaattttttggaaaataattttttagtttctttacatttattgtACTTCATAAAATTATAGAGAAAATGTGATTAAATTACTCTAAGCATCTTAAAATAAAGCTAATGGATGCCTACAAAGCAAGAAAAggatccttcttgctgtgaggcgacagtgctaaaagaaaagaaaaggattTAAAATCAACTGGATGCATTTTTACTTTGTAAATTCTCCTGTTCTGTGGACAGAAATGTGAGGAAAAAACCACCATGCCAGCTGTTCAGCATGGGGCTGGATATATATTAAGCTTTGGGCTTGTGTGGCAGCCAGAGGCACAGGAAACATCACGCTGCTGGATTCACGGATAGATTTGAAGAAATATCTGCCCATTATAACTGCAAATGTGACCATTCAGAAACCCACCGCACCATTAAGTCCACCATTAATgacttaaatgaatgaattagtggCAGCGCAGCTCAAGAACTAGAAGCGTTCTGCAAGGAAAAGGATTGAAAGACCACTAGCGGGCTAAGAAAGCGGGTGTTAGTGAGTATTGTTCTTTAGGGATGTTTAAACTTTTGCATGTCACTGAAACTTTCCTacttttatagtttatttctccaTCACCATGTACTAAAACATCTATTTTGTCTCTTCTTATTTCATAAAAAACCAAAAAGATAAGACcaccaggggtgcccaaaccTTTGCATACGATAACATTCAGTGCAACAGTTAGTCAAGCTCATTTCTGCATCACATCAGAGAAATCCGAGAATCCATTTGCACCTGAAAAttcactatatgaccaaacgtatttggacacctgaccatgagcttgctggacatacAATTGCAGaaacaaatcattttaaaacttaactttgctgcaaagttggaagcatagaatttatttttacataattgatttattagctgtttgcaattgttgtggctgaaacgcaTGAATTCAATAGTAAGTCGAgatgtctcaatacttttggttatataatgaaggtacactgatcagccataacattaaaaccacctcctcgtttctacactcacggtccattttatcagctccacttaccatatagaagcactttgtagttctacaattactgactgtagtccatctgtttatctgcatgctttgtttgccccctttcaccctgttcttcagtggtcaggacccccacaggacccccacagagcaggtattatttaggtggtggataattctcagcactgcagtgacactgacatggtggtggtgtgttagtgtgtgttatgctggtatgaatggacccagcagcgctgctggagtttttaaacacttaacTGTCACTgcgggactgagaatagtccaccaaccaaaaatatccagccaacagctccccgtgggtagtgtcctgtgaccactgatgaaggtctagaagatgaacgactcaaacagcagcaatagatgagcgatcgtctctgactttacatctacaaggtggaccgactacgtaggagtgtctaacagagtggacagtgagtggacactgtatttaaaaactccagcagcgctgctgtgtctgatccactcataacacaccaccatgtcagtgtcacggcagtgctgagaatgatccaccacctaaataataccggctctgtggtggtcctgaccattgaagaacagagtgaaagcaggttaaaacagtatgtagagaaacagatggactacagtcagtaattgtagaactacaaagtgcttctatatggtaagtggagctgataaaatggacagtgagtgtagaaacaaggaggtggttttaatgttatggctgatcggtgtatgagaAATTTCCACTGTAAAAGTGTGACACTACACATATTAGGATGACGTGAACCATGTGTTAACAGCTGATGCTTTTAGACTGATCCTGGTTTAGCTTGTTAATCCTTTTTGAAAGAATATCAGCATGTCACCCACACACATGGGTTGTTTAAAAGAATCGTTGGATAAAAACTGTACCTCACCCAAGCACCACTGCGCTTCCTAACACAGCAGCTTCACTTTGCTCAGAGGACCGAAAGGTTTCGCATACGAAAGTCACCACACAGACCTCGCCTAAAGCAAGACGAGCACGCTCAGTTCACACTACCACGCTGCAGGCTGAGAGAACGGGCACGGGAGAGACGTTAATCTTCATTATCATTCTCATCGAAGTCCTCGTCATCTTCATCCTCTTCCTCCTCGTCCTCCAGGAAGGACGCCGGTGTGTCACGAGCGCTGCTGTGGTAGCTGTTGGAACCCGACGCCACCGTGCCGACGTTATTACTGTTAAGAGACGGATAGGACGCGttacactatacactgatcagccaaaacattatgatcacccaGCAAAAAATTTGATCAGGGATTTATTAAATTTACTTCCTTGTAAttcatgtgtttgtttgtttattaggattttaacgtcatgttttacactttggttacattcatgacaggaacggtagttactcattacacaagattcatcagttcacaagtttacatcaaacacagttatggacaatttagtatctcctattcacctcacttgcacgtctttgtactgtgggaggaaaccggaggacccacatggggagaacatgcaaactccacacagaaaggacccagacagctccacctggggatcgaacccaggaccttcttgctgtgaggcgagattTTCCTAACAATATTGTGTGGAATAAATGAACAGTACCAGGCCTCGCTGTGAACACGGACACATCTGA
It encodes:
- the LOC134329420 gene encoding potassium-transporting ATPase subunit beta-like; the protein is MATLKEKRTCGQRCQDFGHFIWNSDDGTFMGRTTTKWLFISMYYVAFYVVMTGLFALSIYILMYTLDPYTPDYQDRLQSPGVMVWPDTYNDEVLEISYNMTDKKSWMTMTRSLENLLDPYNDTRQSQINNYNCTAGEYFIQNQFKAPKHTKWSCPFYQRTLGNCSGIDDPTFGYTTAQPCVIIKMNRIIHFMPNDGTGSAPYVNCTVSKGQENVRGYTYYPHNATLDLSYFPYYGKLAQPHYTNPLVAVKFDLINEKHAEIQCRVMANNIGYQNFYDPYEGRVTFLLNALS